In Candidatus Kaistella beijingensis, a genomic segment contains:
- a CDS encoding shikimate dehydrogenase family protein, translating into METPKKLGIIGKNISYSFSKKYFENKFQNLMLKNYSYDIFDLNDISDVEEIFKTPHLIGLNVTIPYKEKVIPYLDELSDEAEKMGAVNCIVINDNIKKGFNTDAVGFEKTLLLHKKDCHTSALILGDGGAAKAVKYVFEKHGIPFKTVARNSELNFENLTKEIVAENPLIIQCTPVGTFPNVEDCLDFPFEGISEKHLIIDLIYNPNYTKFIKNAAEKGAKTVNGFYMLEQQAEKNWEIWNFQKK; encoded by the coding sequence ATGGAAACACCAAAAAAATTAGGAATCATCGGCAAGAACATCTCCTACTCTTTCTCTAAAAAATATTTTGAAAACAAGTTTCAGAACTTAATGCTGAAGAATTATTCGTATGACATTTTCGACTTGAACGATATTTCAGATGTTGAAGAAATATTTAAAACTCCCCATTTAATTGGTTTAAATGTTACGATTCCCTACAAGGAAAAAGTGATTCCTTATCTTGACGAATTGAGTGATGAGGCGGAAAAAATGGGTGCGGTGAATTGCATCGTCATTAATGACAACATCAAAAAGGGATTTAATACCGATGCGGTTGGATTTGAGAAGACTTTACTTTTACATAAAAAGGACTGTCATACTTCAGCTCTGATTTTAGGTGATGGTGGTGCTGCAAAAGCGGTGAAATATGTTTTTGAAAAACATGGAATTCCGTTTAAAACGGTCGCAAGAAATTCGGAACTCAATTTTGAAAATTTAACGAAAGAAATCGTGGCAGAAAATCCATTAATTATACAGTGTACTCCTGTTGGAACTTTCCCGAATGTGGAAGATTGTCTGGATTTTCCGTTTGAGGGAATCTCGGAAAAGCATCTAATCATCGACTTAATTTACAATCCTAATTACACCAAATTCATTAAGAATGCCGCAGAAAAAGGCGCAAAAACGGTGAATGGTTTCTACATGCTCGAACAGCAAGCGGAAAAAAATTGGGAAATTTGGAATTTTCAAAAAAAATAA
- a CDS encoding DUF349 domain-containing protein: MITEDSVSDHNEKKPISEEVSPENLAENPAETEKEVSETVSEKEVSVEDVSTEKVENSQETPAEDPKPEHQADVDTQKSTVIPQEKVLSEIDPKKADDGDPQTDEDKKTQADVDTQKSTVVPEEKVLSEIDPEKSDDGEPHDEHEEDLEPAANLTLPEVLKEMENIINKEDAGSLYRKFNALKEQANHFIHDELEDKRAEFVAAGNESENFKFEHAALAKLSGLINIFRDKNDEYNKKQEESHSKNLEERQNIIEKLKNLYTNTEAGTNLFKAIREIKEEWKNAGQVAKSEFKLLNNNYFHHLNQFYQMLDMNKEYMEQEYAHNLEKRQHIIERAKELETEPSVQKALNELQYLHKLWREEAEPVAEEFREKTWEEFKELSNKIHERKTELSEQIEKEQTENLEKKNKIIEEIKKITTPEKAPNHVYWQNAIKKIEDLRSEFLKLGSVPRKVSNQNWNEFKTHLRNFNTTKNEFYKGLKNSQQTNLEEKLKLIQTAKDNMLSEDWETIVPLFKKLQEDWKKIGHVPRSMTNKVWDDFREACNTFFNNYREKNNAVNDNWKENYKNKKQLLDELKEIGNEEGSVEKIEEIKNKWNAIGKVPREKLSINTEFNKALRDKLKLNKIHEYDLREENLSENQLTDKARKIKNQIADLEAEISKMENNVGFFSNSSRENPLLKDTFDRIDEKKSQLESMKQSLHQILSGEN, encoded by the coding sequence ATGATTACAGAAGATTCAGTCTCTGACCACAATGAAAAAAAACCGATTTCTGAAGAAGTTTCTCCTGAAAACCTTGCTGAAAATCCTGCAGAAACTGAAAAAGAAGTCTCCGAAACGGTTTCGGAGAAAGAAGTTTCAGTGGAGGATGTTTCAACCGAAAAAGTGGAAAACTCCCAAGAAACTCCTGCCGAAGATCCAAAACCTGAACATCAAGCCGATGTTGATACTCAAAAATCAACGGTGATTCCGCAGGAAAAGGTCCTTTCTGAAATCGATCCTAAAAAAGCAGACGACGGCGATCCACAAACAGATGAAGACAAAAAAACGCAAGCCGATGTTGATACCCAAAAATCAACCGTAGTTCCTGAAGAAAAAGTACTTTCCGAAATTGATCCTGAAAAGTCAGACGACGGAGAACCTCACGATGAACACGAAGAAGATTTGGAACCTGCGGCAAATCTCACTTTGCCCGAAGTTCTGAAAGAAATGGAAAACATCATCAATAAAGAAGATGCAGGTTCGCTTTACCGAAAATTCAATGCTTTGAAGGAACAGGCAAATCATTTTATCCATGATGAATTAGAGGATAAAAGGGCGGAATTTGTAGCGGCGGGAAACGAGTCGGAAAATTTCAAGTTTGAACATGCAGCTTTGGCGAAACTTTCGGGACTCATCAATATTTTCCGTGATAAGAACGATGAATACAATAAAAAGCAGGAAGAAAGCCACTCTAAAAATTTAGAGGAGAGACAAAATATTATCGAGAAACTTAAAAATCTATATACCAATACGGAAGCGGGAACCAATCTTTTCAAAGCCATTCGTGAAATTAAAGAAGAATGGAAAAATGCAGGTCAAGTCGCAAAATCTGAATTTAAGTTATTGAACAACAATTATTTCCACCATTTAAATCAGTTCTATCAAATGCTTGATATGAACAAGGAATACATGGAACAGGAATATGCGCACAATTTGGAGAAAAGACAACACATCATTGAAAGAGCAAAAGAATTGGAGACTGAACCTTCTGTACAAAAAGCGCTGAACGAACTTCAATATCTCCACAAACTTTGGAGAGAGGAAGCAGAACCTGTTGCAGAAGAATTCCGTGAAAAAACTTGGGAAGAATTCAAGGAACTTTCCAATAAAATTCACGAGAGAAAAACCGAACTTTCTGAACAAATCGAAAAAGAGCAAACTGAAAACCTCGAAAAGAAAAATAAAATCATCGAGGAAATCAAAAAAATTACCACTCCAGAAAAAGCTCCAAATCACGTTTATTGGCAAAACGCCATCAAAAAAATCGAGGATTTGCGAAGTGAGTTTTTAAAATTGGGAAGCGTTCCAAGAAAAGTTTCCAACCAAAACTGGAATGAATTTAAAACGCATCTGCGAAACTTCAACACCACCAAAAATGAGTTTTACAAAGGGTTGAAAAATTCGCAGCAAACCAACCTTGAGGAAAAACTTAAACTCATTCAAACCGCGAAAGACAATATGCTTTCCGAAGATTGGGAAACGATTGTTCCGCTCTTCAAAAAACTGCAGGAAGATTGGAAGAAAATCGGTCACGTTCCGAGAAGTATGACCAATAAAGTTTGGGACGATTTCCGTGAAGCCTGCAACACTTTCTTCAATAATTACCGCGAAAAAAACAATGCCGTAAACGACAATTGGAAAGAGAATTACAAAAACAAAAAGCAACTTCTTGACGAACTGAAAGAAATCGGAAACGAGGAAGGAAGCGTTGAAAAAATCGAGGAAATCAAAAACAAATGGAACGCCATTGGAAAAGTTCCACGCGAGAAATTGTCGATTAATACAGAGTTTAATAAAGCTTTGAGAGATAAACTGAAACTCAACAAAATCCACGAATATGATTTAAGGGAAGAAAACCTTTCTGAAAACCAGTTGACCGACAAAGCAAGAAAAATCAAAAATCAAATTGCCGATTTGGAAGCTGAAATCAGTAAAATGGAAAATAATGTTGGGTTCTTCAGCAATTCATCACGTGAAAATCCTTTGTTGAAAGATACTTTCGACAGAATTGACGAGAAAAAATCACAGTTGGAAAGCATGAAGCAAAGTTTGCATCAGATTCTTTCGGGCGAAAATTAA